A single Myxocyprinus asiaticus isolate MX2 ecotype Aquarium Trade chromosome 50, UBuf_Myxa_2, whole genome shotgun sequence DNA region contains:
- the bbip1 gene encoding BBSome-interacting protein 1 yields MPEVKSMFREVLPKQGQLSMEDVPTMVLCKPKLLPLKSVTLEKLEKMQREAQELIKQQEMALREHQQPEKAE; encoded by the exons ATGCCTGAAGTAAAATCAATGTTTCGAGAGGTTCTGCCTAAACAAG GTCAGCTTTCCATGGAGGACGTGCCCACCATGGTCCTGTGCAAACCCAAACTTCTCCCACTGAAATCTGTGACGCTGGAGAAACTGGAGAAGATGCAACGGGAAGCACAGGAGCTCATTAAACAACAAGAAATGGCTCTTAGGGAACATCAGCAACCAGAAAAAGCTGAGTAG